The Nyctibius grandis isolate bNycGra1 chromosome 31, bNycGra1.pri, whole genome shotgun sequence genomic interval CGTGCCTGGGACAGCTCTTTGAGCACTGTTAAGGGCCAGGTCTCCAGGGTTTGGTGGGAGCCCAAGTCAGAGGGGCCTTGCTGGCttttcccagctcctctggGGCCAGAAGCATCCTGCCACGTTTGGGACTGGGATGTGCCACCAGAAAGATGAccacctgctgctgcacagTAGAAGAGACCAAAGCTAGGAAACGCAACCAACCGACTGCCCAGTGTGACCAGTCATTTTTAAACCAGCACAACTCCACCCTTCCTGGAGCAGAAAAACACCTGTGGGCAAATGGATGCCTTGGCTGGTGttgggctgtgccagggccacACAGGGGGGACAGGACCGGTGAGTGGGGAGGGAGCCTTGTGGGACAGAGCTGGGGATGCCAGCTGTCTATGAGCCAGCCTGGGGGTTGCCTGGCTAGGCCCACCAGGCAGAGCTCTCCCCAGAGCTTcacacagggattttttttttaatcagaatgtctgaaaatacaagttttaatCAGGACTGTGCAGCAGTACAGCAGGAAAACCTCAACAGAAACCATTGATATTTTATCTTGAGTTTGTAGCTTGCTGTCTTTCCCCCACAGCTCTTTGTGGCCCCCCACAATCTGGAGCTGGATGCCCTCACAGGAGCCAGTGGTCTCAGGGCAGGAGTGACCAGGCATGTCACTGGCCACAAACCCAGGGAGCTGGGCTCCAGGCtgtccctgccttcctcctctctgggcATCCCTATCTGCAGACAAACTCTTCATCTGGGGCTGAGGTCCTTTCGCCTTCCCGTTGGCCTCAGTAGGAACAGGCTGTGGAGGGTTCCAGGGCTTCTGCTGCTAAGGCACTTCATCTGTGAACACCTGCTATTGCCATGGCTCTGGCAGAGGGTTCagggggctgcagctggctcCCATAGCTCCCCTGGTCCTTCCAAGCCTGGCACTCAGCAGCTATCAGGCAGTTTCGAGTAGATTGTGGTCTTgatctgaaggaaagaaatgagaaacgTTGCAGGATGGGGTGTCCCTCCTCCACCCCCcttcatttgaaagaaagaatatctgaactgaaacagcaggaaaggagaagTGCCAAGATAAAGCTTAGCCTGTGTCTGTGGAGATAGCAATGGGGAGACACTGCAAAACAACAGGAACTCTTCCTCATGTGGGTGCCCAGCTGAGGGGGAGCTTCGTTTGCCCTCAGCCATGGAGCTGGGCCAGATTTGTGCCAGTCAGTAAGGCCCCGCTCTGCTGAGCTGATTGCACGGAGTGGAGGGGACCCAAGTCCCCCCCCAGGCCATGGTACTGTGCCCTGACTCGCCGTGAGATGGGAGCAGTGTTTGAGGTGTGTGGGGACTTGCCATGAGGCAGAGGGCTCTGCAGGCTGTTGGGGGGCAGAAGTGAGAGGGTGCTGGAAGGGCAGCAGCAAGGGCTGGGACACAGCTCAGGCAGCTTCACAGAGCCGATCCCCCTCATGACGTGCTGTGAAACTGCAGCGTGCCTCACAGGTACCCAGTCCCCTCCGCTGTGGATAGGCCAAACAAGCCAGGTGCTAGGAGAATAAGGAACAAGGTTTTGTCTCACTGGAACAGCTCTTGACAAAATAACCAGCCCTGCCTTTTAGGCAGCACCCGATGTGCTTGTGGAAAGGGCATTAGGAAGAGCCTATAATATTTTGCTGGTCCAGAGGACCTGGCATGCCATGGGTGAGCGTGTTGagctgtcccagctgcttgTTTGCCTCAAGCCTTCCTGCCATCAAAAGCATTTGCCTCCCACCTGCCCCACACTCTCTGCAGATCTCCCTGACAAAGAGCTTGTTCCTGTCAGATATCTCTTTCCTAAGACTGCTCACATGCTGCCAGCTGTTTGAGAAGCTACTTAGGGCCCCTGACAAGGCAAGTTTCTTCATCCTCTGATCTTTTAGGGACACCCCACCAATCCTGTCATGAGCAGACACATTAGCTGGAGGTTCAGCCTGTAGCAAGAATAAAGCAGGGGTGATGTGTGAGAATCACATTGACCATTTTGATTCCAGTGCTGTGCAGGGAGCATCTGCCCAGCCCATTTGGGTGTGTGCTCTTTGTGCTGAAGGTGCAACCCTGCACTCCTCTTCTCTGGATTGAGCTGCACTCATGGCCCAGCCTTCCTCTGCTGATTTCCGCTCCTTCAATCTTGGGGTCATCTGCTGACTTTATCATCATGAGTTTCTTTCCACACTGCTGATAGAAAAGCCCAAAACACCAGTTGAGAGGGTGAATGTGGAGGATGGAGCCCTCAGATTTTGATGAGAACCACTCTTGCTTGCACATGACTTCCTGCAGCAGGAACCTCCTTTGCCTTTTCCACTCGCCTATGCTGCGATCCAGGCTAGGACCTCCCCACTCATCAAACAGTGGATGGACTCCCAGGACAAGTCCCTGCTTGCCATGCTGATGGAAGAAATCACTGCTCTTTGCTCTCAACCTGAGGACCTCTCCATGGCTTTGTGCCAGTCTGGAGTGATAACACAGgtgaaagcagaaagcagggcACAGCTTCCGCTGTCATCCTGAGTTAAAAGGTgctctgtctttcttttctctatgTCTCTTTGCAGTTGTTTAGGGTGGGGTCCATCCTGCACAGAAATGTGGTTGATGTTGTAACTTCCCTTTTTTCCACTTTGGTAGGTAGAAGTCTCACTTATTTTGCACAAGGAGCCCTCCCCACTACCTACTCTGTGCTGGGCCTCAGATAAGCAGCTGGAGAGCACTGCTAGCTGCTGAACCTCCCTCTGGCAGCAAGACCCTCAGGCCAGTCGTGACAGGTGAGTCATAAGGTAAATTCAACAGCTGCGGTTGGGAATAGCACGTTGCAAGACTTTCTCTCCAGTCAATTTTTGCAGATGCAGGGAACAGGTCAATGATAGACATTAACTTTGCAATTGTCTCAGGACTCCTGGGTTCTGGTCTCAGTGCAGCCCCTTGCGCCTTTTGCAATGCCAGGCAAGAGGCAGCAGCtttgtgcctctgttttcctgtCTGTGACCTAGACAATGGGAAGATGCTGACCCATCTCTAGCAGGTGCTTGGAGAGCTGAAGGTGAAGGGTGCAGTGTCAGGGCACAAGCAGGGCTTTGACCAGCTGATTTTCATTGGACTGGGTGGAGGTGAGCCCTAGCTTCAGATACCCAGGTGCCTGGACTTGCCTCATTGACAGGGCAGGACTTGAAGGGATGTGCCCTGAGAGACTGGCAGGAGCGGGGACCATGGGGGAGCCCAGAGGTGTGAGAACATGGAGCTTCCTCCTGGAAAAGGATGTATTTGGCATAGGTGGTGATGAAGAGGCAGTTGCTCTCTGCCAGGCTCAGGGATGAATTTAATGCCACAAAAGGCAAAGCACTTAATGTCTCAGTCTGTCTGAGTGCTCTTACTAGCACTTGGCTTTGTTCAGCCCAACAGACCCTACCCATCAAGGTGGGAGGTGTCACCCCATTTGACCCAGTCTGCCCTGACTCAGAGAGGGGCCTGACacattatttcatttatgtCCCACCTTCACAACCATAGCAAAGCTGGGAATAGCCAGACCCTTACTGAGAAATGATGACAGCTGTTAGAAACGATGTCAATACTCTAGCTCACAACAGGAAACTTTATTAAACAACAGGAAGCCTATGCTCATGTATGGGCTTACAAAACACctcaccctcctctcccctcgctcTTTCAGTGCCGTGAGGCTGGCAGACAGGGCTCTAACCCTCATCTCCACGCTGGGTAGGGCTGCTGGGTTCAGAGCTGGTCCTGTGTGGCAGAGTCTCACAGCTGTCTCCAGCCCTCAAACAgaggctctgctctgctccaaaCCCCACCTCGACCCTTGCTCCATTGTGCATCCCTTGGCTACTGACCTAGGCTCAGAAGATGGATGGTCCAAAGCTGAGCTGGCTGGTGAATCActcccttccccttccactGGGTTCTGCTCAATATCCTGAGCTCAGACTTGACTGGCTTGACAGGAAAAgttcctgcctgcagctggctgCCATGAGGAATGTGAACATCATCCTGCAGCACTACAACTTCACAGGCAAGCTGACCAACCGGCAGTCTGGGGATGAGGGCATGGGTCTCATCCGCACAACCTTTGCTATTACCAGCTGCCTCATCATCCTGGAGAACCTGCTTGTGCTGCTCGCCATCCTGCGGTGTCTGCGAGCCCGCCGCTGGGTCTACTCCTGCATTGCCAGCATCACAGTGAGCGACCTGCTTGCAGGAATTGCCTACCTTTCTAATCTCTGCCTCTCAGGCAAGAAGACCTTCCAGCTTTCACCTCAGCTGTGGTTCCTGCGGGAAGGCATCCTCTTCATCGCGCTGGCTGCCTCCACCTTCAGCTTGCTTGTGACTGCCATTGAGCGCTACAGTGCCATGGTAAGGCCAATTGCTGAGAATGAAGCCAGCAAGACCCTGCGCTTACGCAGCCTGATCATTTCCTGCTGGCTGCTGGCCTTCATCATTGGATTGCTTCCGCTGCTGGGCTGGAACTGTCTGTGCGACTTCAATGCATGCTctgtcctcctgcctctctACTCCAAGAACTACATCCTTTTCTCTGTAGTCATGTTCAGCATCATCCTCCTGGGGATCATCGGCCTCTACATCTCCATCTTCCAGCTGGTCCAGGCCAGTTCTAAGCAAACCAGTTCTCGGCACAGCCGCAAACGGTCCCTGCGCTTGCTCAAGACTGTGCTGATGATCCTGGGTGCCTTCATCATTTGCTGGAGCCCCCTCTTTGTCCTGTTGCTCTTTGATGTCTTCTGTGAGACCCAGACCTGCACACACCTCCACAGCCTGGACTGGACCTTGGCTCTGGCCATGCTTAACTCAGGCGTTAACCCCATCATTTACTCCCTCCGAAGCGTGGAGGTGCGCCGTGCTGTGGGAagcctgctgtgctgctgctgtgtcaggGTTGGGCTTTGTAAGCCTGGGAACTGCTTGGTCATCACAGACATCAACTCTGGCTCATCCACGGAGAGCTCCCTGCGCTACCGGGAGAGCTTCCGCAGCTCTGTAGCACTGAATGCCCGGCCCAGAGCACCTCTCTCCAGCAACTCCAGCATGATGAGCAATCTCCCCAGCCTCTGAGAGGCCATGGGGAGAGCAAGAGATGCCAGACAGCCCACCAGGACCTCATGCTGCTTGTCCTGGCCTGGCAGAACTGTAGCTTACATGCAGCTCAGGCtgaccaggtgcagccccacccCAGTTGTTAACTGTGGCCAGGCTTTCCAGTTCCTTCCGACTGGGATGTTGCTTCAGTGTGGGCGCGGCATAGGGACAGGCATTGCTTCTAGGATGGGAGTGAAGGATACGGGCACATTTTGGGATTGATGCTCTGCTGAGACAACTGCTGTGCCTAGGTTATAAGTGGACCCTGCTCTGTGTCTGCATGTATATAGATGCTATACCCGCCCAGATAAGAGTATTTTGCCCCAGGGCACAGTGACAAATAGGGTGGGTATTCACAACCAGACTGCCCCCCCAACCCCTTGGGATCAGGCTGGGCTAGCAGTGCTGCCACTGCATGTcgtgcagggctgcaggcaatACTTGAGTCTTCTCCTGCAGTTTACAGCCTTCTGGAACTGCTGTGATGTGAAATGATGCAGGCTTGATGTCTTGCCAGGGAGTCAAGAACAACTGGGTTCGCAAGCGTGTGCAGCTGTGGGGCAGCTCAGAGGCCCCTGGCCAGGAACCAAGTGCCCACCTGTAGTGCAGCACAAACCAGCCACAGCATGGCAGAGGGCTGCAGCAACAGCCCAGTCCCTCAACAGCGTGCAGAGACTGGGCACTGTGCCTGGGCAAATGCTGTGACAGTGCTTACAGCCTGGCAGCAAGGAGTAAGAGCCCTGCCATGCCTCTGGGCATGGGGCTACACCTGCAGTGACAGCCCTAGCACCACTACGGGCAGAAGAAGGTACCCACAGTGACTGGGGAGTCTGGTGCCATCCTGCGTGGCAGAGCTACCTGCTCCCACCTGGCTGAACCTCTCAGGTAACATATGCCTGTACAGCAGAGGGTTCACAGCGCTGTGGCCTCCCAGAGAGGTGGGTCATGCTCCGGCAAATCTGCCAAGTTCTAAGGTCCCCACAAAGGGGGAGGTGCCCACTGTGGTGGGCACTGGAAGGTTGAGGGCTGGCAAGGCTGGGGCTGTGACAGTGTcaagcagcagtagcagcaccTGAAGAGCCAACAGAACATGCAGAATGCCCGCTGGCACAGGGAAGGGGAGGCGGGGGGCATGACGACACCCACATGTCAGGCCTGCAGGTTGCATAAGTTCACTGGGGCCAGGCTTCATCCCTGGTACTGAGTGGACTGTTCTGTGCTCCAAAATAGCCCCATTCCTGCCCAGCGGGGCCCAGAAGGCACTGCCAGCTTGCGCCTCAGATTCCTGCTCTTCTGTTCCCCAAGTGAAAAATCAAGAGCAGCACCCAAATGCCTGCTCACCATGCAAGGAGGCCAAAGCCACCCAAGCACTGGGGAGAAGCAGCTCCTGACGACTTAAAACCTGCTGGCCCGGATGCTCAgcaggaggtgctgagctcccaGCACATTTGTTTTGCAATAAATCTAGATTGTAAGAAAGCCCCTGTTTGATTTGCTACCATTTTATCTTCCTGCAGGTCAGGTACCCGGTGGCTGGTCCCATAGGCGGGGGGCCTCCGTGCGGCAGCCTGGAGGTCTGATACCGCCAAGGGAGGCACCGAGGCAGCCGGTATGGGCCAGGGCTGCGGGTGGGGCAGGGCCAGGCTGCCCGCTCAGTGTGCCCCTCGGCTGCGACCCAGCTCGCTGCCTGGCGCAGGGCCTCGCCGACCGCCCCCTCCTGCAGGCGCACGCAGACATTCCCCGTAGGCCCCGGGCAGCGGGAGccccccgctccgctcccgggGCGGCACAGCCGGAGGCAGCGCGGCCCGGGgaggtgctgtgctgtgccccGCACACGCGCCGGCACCGGGCGCTTTCGCCGCCGCCGCTCGGCGACGCGTGTGACATCGCTCCGCGGGTTCTGTTCACCGGTCCCACTGCCGCGGGCGGTCAGCGCTGCCTACCTGCCCGGCGCGGAGAGCGGCGGGAGGCAGCGCCGGGCCAGGCAGCGGGGGGGACGCACCGCTGACGCGGGCGCTGCGGACCCGGCCCGGCAGCAGCCGCCCGCACAGCCGCTGGGAAGCAGAGCGCCCCCTGCAGTCCAGGCCGTGCGGCAACGCCGCTGCACGAGCTGCCGCGACTACAGCTCCCAGCGCCCCTTGCGGCGGCGCGCGAACCACAGCTCCCGGCAGcccgcgggcggggcggggcgcggcgcctCGCGCGTGCCGGGGCAGCGGGCCGcagcggcgggccggggccgcggcgaTGCTGGAGGAGGCGGGCGAGGTGCTGGAGTCGGTGCTGAAGGCTTCATGTCTGCCGCTCAGCTTCCTGCTCTTCGTGCCCGCCGTGCTTCTGCTCCTgggcccgccgcccgccgccgagGCCGCCCACGAGTTCACGGTCTACCGCATGCAGCAGTACGAGCTGGGCGGGCAGCCCTATGGTGAGAGACCGCACGGCGCGGCCGGGCTCGGTGCGGCCACCGGCCTGCGCCAGGCCTCTGTCCTCCGGGAGGGCGGATCCCGGCAGCTGCCCTTCGGGGCCGATCGGGCCCTGGGAAGAGCACCGACCCCGGGGAGGGGCCCAGGGTAGGCCGCGAAGCCGCAGGCGGCGTGGGGAGGGCGACCCAGctcaggagaggctgcaggagagcTCGGAGGgccctgggaggcagcactCGGGACCGGGTCTGGGCCCAGACCCAGGGGAGGCCGCAAGCGGGCCCCATGTGGCTGAGTTTTACGGCCCGGTCTCAGCACGGGCAGGAGGGTGCTGAGGGCTCCCACATGGTGACCTGGAGGTGGCCAAGGACCCTGCTGTGTCGTCGCAGGCTCCTGTCTGTGGCTGAACTCCCTGTGTTTCAAGCAGTCCAGCTGCAGCCCTCTTGCATACTGGGGATCTTGGTCGTGAGCTCAGTTTTGTTCTCTTGCCTTTCACTCCTGTATTGACACGTTGATTCTTCACTCTTCAGCCTCCTCTTCAGTCTTAGTTAGCCGTGCCTATTGCTCCAGTGTCATCATTTGAGAGTCCTTTCTTTTACAGTTCTTCCTTTGTGTTGCGATTGACCTCCAGTTCCTGTGTTCTGTTGCTTCCAGGCTGCTGATTGTGTAACACCTTTCTCTGAGTCAGAAACACAACCTGTTCTGCAAATCATTGAAATGTTGTAACCTTCAGCCTGCACCCTCCCTCTACTCACCCAGAATCAAGTGTTGTTTCTGAGTCTTCTGTAGATATTTTATTCCAGATCAGGGCATGTGTTCTGTCCGTGAGTGACTCTTCCTGCTGTCTGTTTTGTGGCCTAAGTTTCAGACTTATGTTAACAGTCTGGCATTACGGCCTCACATTTGTTCGGTACAGTCCATGGGACTTGGTCTCTAGATCTTTCAGATCTTCAGAAGAGCAAACATCAGTAGAAGTTATGAAACGCCAGCTATGCCTGCACGTTTTGTGAATACTACAGACCCTACTGGTGGCTTCTGaatatctgaaattatttctgggTTCTTTCATCACAGTTTCTCAAAACATGTCTACATCTTGAGACCTCTGTTCTTGAGAACTTCGCTAGATCCAAGGTAGGCTCTGTCATGGGGGTATTAAGCTATCTCTTTTCTCAGGTGGTGGTAAATCTTTGTTGGCAGCCTTAAAGGAGGCGTCAGGAATGTGTTCCAGCTGGCTTTGACTTTGGTCAAGAACAAACTTGGACTTCCTCTAATACGGTTGGAATAGAGTTCTTTAAATTGTAAATGAACGATTATTAAACAGCTCTCTGTAGAGAAACTACAGAAAATCAACTTATCTTGCCTTGCTGTCAGAAAATACTGTTGGGTCTGCTCTGCTTAGATATCAGAGGGTTGTGCTGGGAGCAGAACTCTCGATCCACACTTTGCTATGTTTACACAGCATCGTTTTGGGAATGGTGGAGGGATTATCCTCATTATGGATTGTTTTTCTCTGATTGGAGGGGACTGCTGTTAATATTTGCTTGTTATACAGTGTAAGAGCTCTGTGGAGAATTCAGATCATGCCTTAACTCTGTTCCTGGGTGTATGGCCCTCACTGATACTGTACAGCGGTAGTACAGATTAGGTCATTTGGCCTTTGACGAGACCAAACTAATGTTAGAGTTAAGTTAAGCCAGGTTTAAATCTAACCTTTAGCAACACTCCTGTTTGGCATAGGCCGAGATGCCTTCTGGAGCACCTTACTCCTTCCCTGGCTGTATGGGGACCCAGTGTAATGAAGTCTTCAATGTAGGTGCTAGAGTTATAGAAGAAGAAATTGGATTTGGAGCATTACAAATTGTAAGGTGGATTTGAACATCTCTGTTTATACAAGATGTCCTTGTAGTCCTCTCTTGGAGAATGCTGGAACTGCTGGTGAGCCTTCGGACTGCTGTTCTCCCAAAGGATTGCATTTTCATGGCAGGGATTTGATATGCTGAAACAGAGTAGGAGAGAGTGAGCAGTTAGAAGCAGCCTGCTCATTTGTAATTTTCTCAGCCACAGAAACATCCCAGTGGGTGAGCTAGAACAGCCCTTTGGATGGACACATCGTTGCCTTGTGCCCTTTCACAAAGTGgttctgcacagcttgcatcCTCTGCTTGCAGACACAATCCTACAGCTGGAGGATGCAGTAGGCTGCATAGCAAGAGGCCAGGCTTTCTCCAGATGTATTGCTGTCTGCAGGTATTAGGTGCAGGCGAGCAGACAGGTAGCCCACGTGCTTGTGGTGGGGAGGAAGACTGGAAGGTGGTCGAGGCTGTGTAGTCCTGGAGTAAGGGGAGCCTGGCAGGATATGGCTGCGTAGATGTTGCTCTGATGGATGCAAGGGGAAAACACATATCTCTGTTCCTTCTTGGACAAGAGGGAAGAGACGAACTTAGCTTTCTGCAGGTCCTGGCT includes:
- the S1PR4 gene encoding sphingosine 1-phosphate receptor 4, which codes for MDGPKLSWLVNHSLPLPLGSAQYPELRLDWLDRKSSCLQLAAMRNVNIILQHYNFTGKLTNRQSGDEGMGLIRTTFAITSCLIILENLLVLLAILRCLRARRWVYSCIASITVSDLLAGIAYLSNLCLSGKKTFQLSPQLWFLREGILFIALAASTFSLLVTAIERYSAMVRPIAENEASKTLRLRSLIISCWLLAFIIGLLPLLGWNCLCDFNACSVLLPLYSKNYILFSVVMFSIILLGIIGLYISIFQLVQASSKQTSSRHSRKRSLRLLKTVLMILGAFIICWSPLFVLLLFDVFCETQTCTHLHSLDWTLALAMLNSGVNPIIYSLRSVEVRRAVGSLLCCCCVRVGLCKPGNCLVITDINSGSSTESSLRYRESFRSSVALNARPRAPLSSNSSMMSNLPSL